GGCATCCGCTTCGCCGAAGGGTTCTCGGAGTACGGCATCGACCGCTACCTGGGGGTGAGCCCGCTGCCCATCGTGCGCGGCGTGACGCCCGAGACCATCCTCGAGACCTGCGAGCGCCTCGCCCAGGATCCCGGCCTCGAAGCGCTGCGCGCCAAGGCCTTTGGCGAGCGAAAGTTCCTCGACCTGGACCACGGCCCCGACTACATCCTCATCGGCCCCCCGCACCTGGGGCTCGCCTACCAGCGCTGGCGCGAGGCCCACGGTTTCGAGACCCGCTATCCGTTCGAGGCGGACGGCTTCAACGTGGCCGTCATCGGACCGGACGCCACCTCGTGGAACGGGCTCATCTACTTCAGCCAGGACCCGAGCACCCTGCTCAAGCTCTCGCGCGAGGGCAGCGACGCCTTCTTCAAGCTGGAGGCTTCGCGCTTCGAGCGCTTCCTGCAAGACGAGCTCGGCTGGCGCGAGGCGCAAGTCGAGCTGCCGCGCGGGGTCTACGTGCGCCAGACCCGGCATGCGCTCGGCACCCGGCACCGGCTGAGCCTCGGCGAAATCGTCGCCAACCACGACGCGGGCAGCGTCGGGACCTTCTGCTACTACCCCGACTTCCGGGGCTTCAGGGCCGTCGCGGTACCGAACCCGCTGACCGCCCACGTCGTCCTGGAAACGGGCCTGTTCCACGCCGTCCGCAACCTTGGCATCGCAAGCCGCGCGGGGGGCTACACCCCCTTCGCCCACTCGCTCTGCCGCCTGGTGCAGTACAACGTCACCCTCGGCACGGCCCTCGGCGTCGCTGCGGCTTTCGCCGAGCGCGACCTGGGCGCGGTGCCCCTGCTCGAGATCCGCGCCGAGCTGGGCCGCCAGGGAATCCTCTCCGACGACCCCGCGGGCCTGGAGCGTAACCGCAACGCCCAATTCGCCCTGCGCAGCGATCCCATCCTCAAACTGGAGTCCGCATGACCACCTTCACCATGAACGACACCCCGACCATCGGCGACGCCCTCCACCGGGGCAGCGCCCACCTGCGCGAGGCCGGCGTCGGCTCGGGCAACCTCGAAGCGGCCTTGCTGCTCAGCAGGGCCACCGGGCTCGATCGGCTGGGGCTCATCAACTACATGTCGCGCGAGCTGAGCGTCGCCGAGCTCGAAGCCTTCGAGGGGCTGATCAACCGCCGCAGCAAGCGTGAGCCCCTGCAGCACATCACCGGTTCGACCGAGTTCATGGGGCTCGAGTTCGAGGTCTCGCCCGCCGTCCTGGTGCCGCGGCCCGACACCGAGATCCTGGTCGAAGCGGTGCTCGACCTCGAAGAGGGCGAAGGTGCTCGCGAGAGCGTGCTGATCGCGGACGTGGGCACGGGCAGCGGCGCGATCGCCGTTTCGCTCGCGAGCTACCTCAAATACGCCCAGGTGATCGCCATCGAGCTCTCGCCCGAGGCGGCCGAGGTGGCCAAGGCCAACATCGCCCGGCACGGGGTGGGCGATCGCGTGGAGCTCGTCCTCGGTGACGGCCTCGCGCCGCTGGCCCCCTACGCGGGCAAGCTCACCTACCTGGTCTCGAACCCGCCCTACATCCCGCAAGAGGACATCCCCGGCCTGGAGCCGGAGGTCCGGGACTTCGAGCCCCGGATGGCGCTCACCCCTCCGGGCGACGATCCGCTCGTCTGGTACAAGCGCTTCGCCGCCGAGGCGGGCGCACTGCTTGCCCCCGGCGGAGTACTCGCCGTCGAGGTGGGCATCCACCAGGCCGAGCCCGTGAAAGCCCTGCTCGAAGCCAATGGGTGGCAGGACATCTCGGTCCATAGCGACCTCGGCAGGATCGAGCGCGTGCTCATCGCCCGCCAGGGATGATAGCCGACAAGCGAGCGGGGTAAGATTCCATGAGGACGACGTATCCCTCTTGAGTCGGAGGCCTGCGCATGACCCTACCTGCCCGATCACTCGACACGATGCTGGCGGGCAGGTACGACCTCAAGCAAATGCTGGGCCAAGGGGGGATGGGTCAAGTTCACCTGGCCTTCGATCGGCTCGCTGATCGCCTGGTCGCGCTCAAAGTCCTCATCCCCACCCTCACGCAAGACGAGACCGCACGCCGGGCGCTTTGCCAAGAGTTCCTCATCGCCAAGCGCCTCGCCCACCCTCGAACGGTCGAGGTCCACGACTTCGGCACCACCGACGATGGCCGGCCCTACTTCACCATGGAGGTGGTCGCCGGCCCTGGCCTCGACGAGCGGATTCCGCTTCCTCCCCATGAAGCGATCCCGCTGCTGCGCGACGCCCTCCAGGCCCTCGCCCTTTTGCAGGCGCGAAGCCTCGTCCACGGCGATCTCAGTCCTCAGAACCTTCGACTGGACCAGCAGGGACGCCTCAAGCTGATGGACCTCGGCTTGGTCCGGCCTCAGGGCGAGGGACCGGGAACGGTCCAGGGCACCCCCCTTTACCTCTCGCCGGAAGCCGCGCGGGGCGAGCGCCTTGATCACCGCTCGGACCTCTACTCCCTGGGGGCCGTGTTCTACCACCTCCTGGCAGGGTCTCCCCCCTTCCCCGAAACCGAGCCGCTAGCGCTCTTGCGCGCCCACACCGACACCCTCCCTCAGCCGCTGAACGAGCGCTGCCCAGCGGTGCCAAAAGCGCTCGCGACGCTCCTCATGCGCATGCTCGCCAAATCTCCGAGCGAGCGACCCGCAAGCGCCACCGAGGCCCTTGGGTTGCTGGATGGCGACCATCCTCTGAGCTTGCTCCCCCCTGACCTCATCGGACGCGAAGCCGAAAGCGCCACCCTGATGCGGGCGCTGGACGAGCCCCCCTCAGGCGCGCTGAAGCTCGCGGGACCGGCGGGCAGCGGCAAGAGCAGGCTGCTGGCAGCCGTCGCCTCCCTCGCCCAGCTCAGCGGCCGCGACGTGCTCCTGCTCCGCACCGGCGGCCCCGAGGCGCTTCCCTACGCCACGCTCGCTCCGCTTCGGCGCCACCTGGAGCTGCTCGCACACCACCGGGCCCCGCAAGCCCTCACCGCTGCATTGAGATTGCTGGACGAGGAGCCGCCAGGACAGGATCCGCGCAGCCGATGGCTACGCCTGCAAGCTGGCTGGATGGCGCTGCTCGAAGCAAGCAAAGGCGAACGCCCGCTGGTCCTCTTGCTCGATGACTGGCACTTGGCGGACGAAGCCAGCCGCGAACTGGTCGAGAGTCTGTCCGCGTGCGGAACGGCCCACGTCGTCACGGTTGATCCCCTGGCTCCGATGGCGGAAATCGTGCTCGGTCCGCTCGACCTTCGAGGGATCGAGACCCTCGCGGCCCAGCGTCTCGGTCTCAGCTCGCTCTCTCCCCTCTTCATCCAGGACTTGCATCGCCTGAGCGAAGGCTCGCCGCTGCGCGCACTCGGCCTTATCGACGCGCTGCATCGCCGCGACGGCATCCCTCGCGAGGGTACGCGCTGGCGAACCGACCGCATCGCGCTCACGGTCGAGGACCTCCCCCAAGATCTTGCAGAGCTGGCCCTCGCGCGCCTGGAGCCTCTCAGTCCCAATGCCCGATTCCTGGTAGAAGGCCTCGCTGCTGCCCGTCGCGCCCAGGCGCTCACGCTTCTCGGCCGGTGGATTGGGCTAGAACCCGCAGCCCTCACGACAGCAAGCGCCGAACTCGAGGCGTGCGGGCTGCTCCTGCGCGACGGTGAAGCCCACCGCCTCGCGGACCCTCAGGTGGCAAGCGCCCTTTCCCGAAGCCTCGACGCCGAGAAATGGCGCCGGCTGCATCAAGCCCTCTGCGCGGGCATCGAGAAGACTCCCGATACCCCGGCACGCACGCTCGATCTGGTGCATCATCTCACCGCGTGCGAGCGCCACGAAGAGGCCGCCCATCACGCCGTGAGAGGGGCCCGGTTCTTGCTGGACGCGTACGCCCTCAACGAGAGCGCACGCTTGCTTGAAACGGCCCTCGGCCAGCCGAACCTCGATCTAACCGATCGCTCGCAAGCGCTCGAAGTCCTGGGCGATCTGCGGCGCATGCGCGGCGAGCACGAGGCTGCGATCGCCCCTTACGAGGAAGCCCTCGCCCTGCGCCCCTCGGGCAGGACGAGCCGCCTGCGGATCAACCTCGCGCTGGTCCACCAGATGCTCTCGCGCTTCGAGGCGGGCCTCGCCCTCGCCGAACAGGGAGCCAACGAGGCCGCACAGGCGGTCGACCTCCTCGAAGAGGCCCGAGCCCTCACGACCCTCGCCCGCCTTCACCACCTCATGGGCGAAGTGGGGCCCGCACGAGACGCGGCAGAACGCGGCCTCACCGCCGCTCGGCGAGCTGGCGCCCAGGGCTTCGAAGCCGAGGCGCTCGGCCTGCTCGGTTACTTCAAACTCGGCGAACCGGCGGAGCTCGCCGAAGCCCTCACCCTGCTCGATGCCTCCCTGCAGCTGCGCGAAGCGCTCGGAGACCGCCTCGGCTTGAACGACGCGTACATGCTGCGCGGCAACGCCCAGATGGCGCTCGGACGTTACGAAGAGGCCCGCGCCTCCTTCCGGCACAACCTCGCTCTCTGCCGTGAGATTGGCGCGGCGCACAGCGACGAGATCACGGCCCTGCTCAACCTGGGCCAGGTGGCCCTCGAACTTGGCGATCGCGAAGATGCCGAGCGCGCGCTGGACGAAGCGCTCGAAATGGCCCACACCAGCGGCGATCGCTTTCTGCAGGGCTACGGCCGCGCCCTGCGCGCCCGCCTCCTCACTCAGCGCGGCCAACTCGCCGAGGCCGAAGCCGAGGCCCAGGGAGCCCTCGCGGCGGCCGATGAGCTAGAGAGCAAGTACCTCGCGATCGTCGCCCACGCGAGCCTCGCCCCCCTGCACCTCGCCCTGGGCGATCCCCTCGGCGCACTGGAAGCAGCAGAGCGCGGCCTCGCCCTGAGCCGAGAAAACGGCATCAACGAGTTCGAAGCCCCCCTGCTCCTCGAAGCGGGGGCGGCCTGTCTCGCGCTGGGAGCCCCCGAGCGGGCGGGCCCTCACGTCTTGGCGGCCCTGCATCGGGCCGAAGAGCTGCGCTCACAAGGGGCCATCGCCCGTGTGACCTTGGCGAGTGCTCAAATCGCACTCGCGCAAGGGGATCTCGCGAGTGCGGCGCAGCACCTGGAGGCTGCACGCCTACTTGCCACGCAGGCAGGGATGGCCGACGTGCTGCTCGCCGCGACGTCGAGCGAGGCGACCTTGATGACCGCGCAGGACCAAGTCTGGGAGGCTGCCCTGCGCTACCGGCAGCTTCATGCCGAGGCCAGCCGCCGTGACCTTGTCCTGCTTGCCATCGATGCCGCCCTGCGCCTCGGCGAGCTGGCCCCTGGGGATGAGGCGCAGCGCCTGATCGCACAAGCCGAAACCGCGCGCACCCGCATTATCGAAACGCTCGCCCACGCGCGCCGCGCTGCCTTCGCGCGCCGATACCGTTCGGCGAACACGGCGCAGGCCCCCTCTCTCGAAGCCGGGATGGCCTCGGTCATCGCCGACTTCGGCCGGATGGTCACGGGCTCTCTGCAGCCCCAAGAGGTCCTCACGCGGGTCATCGACCAGGTCATGGCCATCACCGAGGCGGCCCGCGGCATGATCATGCTGGTCGACGCCCATGGGGCCCTAAGCGGGCTGGTGACGCGCCCCCGCAGCGAAGCC
Above is a window of bacterium DNA encoding:
- a CDS encoding GAF domain-containing protein; this translates as MTLPARSLDTMLAGRYDLKQMLGQGGMGQVHLAFDRLADRLVALKVLIPTLTQDETARRALCQEFLIAKRLAHPRTVEVHDFGTTDDGRPYFTMEVVAGPGLDERIPLPPHEAIPLLRDALQALALLQARSLVHGDLSPQNLRLDQQGRLKLMDLGLVRPQGEGPGTVQGTPLYLSPEAARGERLDHRSDLYSLGAVFYHLLAGSPPFPETEPLALLRAHTDTLPQPLNERCPAVPKALATLLMRMLAKSPSERPASATEALGLLDGDHPLSLLPPDLIGREAESATLMRALDEPPSGALKLAGPAGSGKSRLLAAVASLAQLSGRDVLLLRTGGPEALPYATLAPLRRHLELLAHHRAPQALTAALRLLDEEPPGQDPRSRWLRLQAGWMALLEASKGERPLVLLLDDWHLADEASRELVESLSACGTAHVVTVDPLAPMAEIVLGPLDLRGIETLAAQRLGLSSLSPLFIQDLHRLSEGSPLRALGLIDALHRRDGIPREGTRWRTDRIALTVEDLPQDLAELALARLEPLSPNARFLVEGLAAARRAQALTLLGRWIGLEPAALTTASAELEACGLLLRDGEAHRLADPQVASALSRSLDAEKWRRLHQALCAGIEKTPDTPARTLDLVHHLTACERHEEAAHHAVRGARFLLDAYALNESARLLETALGQPNLDLTDRSQALEVLGDLRRMRGEHEAAIAPYEEALALRPSGRTSRLRINLALVHQMLSRFEAGLALAEQGANEAAQAVDLLEEARALTTLARLHHLMGEVGPARDAAERGLTAARRAGAQGFEAEALGLLGYFKLGEPAELAEALTLLDASLQLREALGDRLGLNDAYMLRGNAQMALGRYEEARASFRHNLALCREIGAAHSDEITALLNLGQVALELGDREDAERALDEALEMAHTSGDRFLQGYGRALRARLLTQRGQLAEAEAEAQGALAAADELESKYLAIVAHASLAPLHLALGDPLGALEAAERGLALSRENGINEFEAPLLLEAGAACLALGAPERAGPHVLAALHRAEELRSQGAIARVTLASAQIALAQGDLASAAQHLEAARLLATQAGMADVLLAATSSEATLMTAQDQVWEAALRYRQLHAEASRRDLVLLAIDAALRLGELAPGDEAQRLIAQAETARTRIIETLAHARRAAFARRYRSANTAQAPSLEAGMASVIADFGRMVTGSLQPQEVLTRVIDQVMAITEAARGMIMLVDAHGALSGLVTRPRSEAEDGGLMSFSRSFVDAALRERRSVWVADAQTDARFAAARSVLALDLRTVICVPLIVEDAVIGLLYLDRQSVNRTFDEADLRLVEGLAGFAALAIANATRFEETQERNKLLATAQALASLCSPRVTPEQLRREIAWQGLVLADAETAALYDEAAEPLVCLDARGTAITCQPPLEALANARLTGVVSTTSNVQLTTLILPLMANHRCWGILCLSRPATRLFTPQEIATLEGIGAQMAHLLEAQISREAQAQRIERLEKAMRQLDDRHDASKLDPQSGLFSAPYVIQRLRDEVTEALRYDQPLSLLVLEAARIEALAAHFGPQTGDDMWRHLGDALAQMSRKTDVAARLEGEHCAILMPQTPLAGAEVFARRLKEHLDEFAICDANGAELWKLDVAVATIQWQVAETPDEMLARALGALPSEG
- the prmC gene encoding peptide chain release factor N(5)-glutamine methyltransferase; the encoded protein is MTTFTMNDTPTIGDALHRGSAHLREAGVGSGNLEAALLLSRATGLDRLGLINYMSRELSVAELEAFEGLINRRSKREPLQHITGSTEFMGLEFEVSPAVLVPRPDTEILVEAVLDLEEGEGARESVLIADVGTGSGAIAVSLASYLKYAQVIAIELSPEAAEVAKANIARHGVGDRVELVLGDGLAPLAPYAGKLTYLVSNPPYIPQEDIPGLEPEVRDFEPRMALTPPGDDPLVWYKRFAAEAGALLAPGGVLAVEVGIHQAEPVKALLEANGWQDISVHSDLGRIERVLIARQG
- a CDS encoding FAD-dependent oxidoreductase, which gives rise to MSAIRDFDLIVVGNETEGCLAAIAASRAGAKTALVVPPGKLLGGLLTECGLAFVDRDSRHLTPPEASPHDGLFGQFLAAARVPLVSLEAGQGHRTLATMLEDAGVQILEADWIGLVVEGDRATALRMHDGGVLTARHFLDATPDGDLAETAGIRFAEGFSEYGIDRYLGVSPLPIVRGVTPETILETCERLAQDPGLEALRAKAFGERKFLDLDHGPDYILIGPPHLGLAYQRWREAHGFETRYPFEADGFNVAVIGPDATSWNGLIYFSQDPSTLLKLSREGSDAFFKLEASRFERFLQDELGWREAQVELPRGVYVRQTRHALGTRHRLSLGEIVANHDAGSVGTFCYYPDFRGFRAVAVPNPLTAHVVLETGLFHAVRNLGIASRAGGYTPFAHSLCRLVQYNVTLGTALGVAAAFAERDLGAVPLLEIRAELGRQGILSDDPAGLERNRNAQFALRSDPILKLESA